The Cytobacillus sp. NJ13 sequence TTTTTTCATTGTTTTTTTCAATATCTCCGCCATCAGCGATCATTGGATTTAAGCCGATATTGTCTTCTGCTTTCATCTCGCGTTCCTTCAGCTGAGCGTCAGTGAATTTACGGTTTAGCCAGGCCTGGACTGTGGCTCTTTTTAGATACTGTCCTTCCTGGAATAAATATTTATCAGGATCAAACGTGTTTTGCGCAACTCGCATAAGTCCTGTCTCAAATTCATTGATATCATATTTGGTGCTTACATTATTGACCACGAGACCTCTGGATTCACTTGGTTCAAAAGGCAGCAGTGTTCGATAATACTTTTCAGAAATTTTATAGTTCGGAATGATTGCCTTATCCTCTTCGTTCTTGTCTTCCTGAACAACTTCCTCCTGCTTATTAAAATTGGGCGCACAGCCTGCAAGCAGAAGGGTTAGGGATAAAGCAAGCATCATCAGTTTTTTCACGGAGCTTACACCCTCTTACTTAATTTAATTCTTCAACCAGTCTCTCCTCGTTCCAAACCTCTACTCCAAGTTCCTGGGCCTTCGTCAGTTTGGATCCAGCGTCTTCTCCGGCGATTACAACATCTGTTTTCTTGCTGACGCTTCCGGAAACTTTGCCGCCAAGCGCCTCTATTTTTTCTTTTGCTTCATTCCGGCTCATCATTTCAAGCTTTCCTGTCAGAACCACTGTTTTCCCTGCAAAAAAGCTATCCGAGTTTTCCGCCGAAACAGGCTTTGGCCCATTGTAAGCCATGTTGACTCCTGCTGCTTTCAGCTCGGCAATCAGTTCATGGGCTTCTTCCTGTTCAAAGAAAGAAACAATGGAATCAGCCATTTTTTCACCAATTTCATTGATAGCTGTTAAATTGTCCCTTGATGCTTTTTCAAGTGCTTCCATATGGCCAAACTCCTGGGCCAGCGTTTTGGCTGCCTTTGCGCCAACATGGCGGATTCCCAGACCAAATAAAAGCTTTTCCAATGAGTTGCCCTTGGAGTTTTCAATTGCCTGAATGAGATTATTTACTGACTTTTCACCCATCCTCTCGAGCTGGATGAGCTGTTCATACGTTAATTTATAGATATCTGCCACATCTTTAATCAGATTTTCGGCAAATAATTGGCTGATCACCTTTTCACCAAGGCCATCAATGTTCATGGCGTTGCGGGAAACAAAGTGAATTAGGCCTTCCCTGATCTGGGCCGGGCACTTTGGATTAATGCAGCGCAATGCCACTTCACCATCAAGGCGGACCAGTTCGCTTTCGCACTCAGGGCAATGTGTCGGCATGCTAAAATCCTGCTCCTCACCCGTTCTCCTGTCAGCTAATACATTTACAACTTCAGGGATAATATCTCCTGCTTTTTTCACAACGACCTGATCGCCAATTTTAATATCTTTTTCACGAATTAAATCTTCGTTGTGCAGGGATGCCCTTTGGACAGTCGTTCCGGCAACACGGACAGGCTCCAGAAGCGCAGTTGGCGTTACTACGCCAGTTCGTCCCACGCTTAATTCAATATCCCTTAATGTGGTAACAACCTCTTCTGCAGGGAATTTATAAGCGATGGCCCAGCGTGGGCTTTTTGCCGTAGTGCCGAGCTGCTCCTGTGATTCCAGTGAATCGACTTTAATAACGATGCCATCAATATCATAAGACAGATTCGGGCGTTTGTCAGTCCATCCTTGCACATAATCAATGACTTCCTCAATGCTTTCACATCTTTTGCGCTCTTTATTCGTTTTGAATCCCAGGCTATCCAAATAATTCAGGCCTTCGCTATGAGAGACGATTCCAGTATCCCCTGCATTCGCTATGCCATATACAAATATATCCAGATTACGCTTCGCCGCAAGGCGCGGATCAAGCTGTCTCAATGAACCCGCTGCTGCATTCCTTGGATTTGCAAAAGGTTCTTCCCCATTCTCTTCTTTTGCTTTATTCAGTTTCTCAAAAGAACGCCTTGGCATGAAGGCCTCACCGCGCACTTCCATTGTGACGTTCTCTTTCAGCCGAAGAGGAATGGAGCGGATGGTTTTTAAGTTTGCTGTGATATTTTCACCAATGGATCCGTCACCGCGCGTGGCACCGAGAATAAATAAACCATCCTCATAACGCAGGGAGACAGCCAGTCCATCGATTTTCAATTCACATACATAAGAAACATTTTCACCTGCACCCTGGCGGACACGGCGGTCAAAATCTCTTAAGTCCTGTTCATTAAAGGCATTGCCCAAACTGAGCATCTGTGACTGATGCTCCACTTTCTCAAACATATCAAGGATTTCCCCTCCAACCCGCTGTGTTGGAGAATCTTCTGTTTTCAGCTCGGGAAATTTCTCTTCAAGCTCAATAAGGTCCCTCATCAGCCTATCGTATTCAGCATCCGGAACAGACGGCTGATCAAGAACATGGTACTCATAATTATACTGATTCAAAAGGTTGTGCAGATCTTTCACCTTTTTTTCTGCCAATTGAAGGTCCATACATTCAACCCTTTCTATAATCCTTTAAAAGACGCCCTGGCAGGCTGCATTCTATGATTATGCCTTTGTAATCGGTGCAAATTTGGCCAGCAGACGTTTAATGCCAACTGGTTTCGGGAATGCAATATCCAGCTCTGTTCCTTCGCCGGAGCCTTTTACACTGACAACTGTACCTGTTCCCCATTTTCCGTGCTGGGCTTTGTCGCCGACTTTCCAGTCAATGTCATCTCCGCCTGTGTTCGATGCAGATGGACGCACCACTGCTTTCCGCTGAGGCTGTGCTCCTCTTGAAGCAGAAGGAGATCCAAACGGTGATGATCCAAATGGAGACGGCTTTTTAGCAGGTTCAAGGCCATCCAGCAAATCAGCAGGAATTTCTTTGATGAATCGGGATGGCGGATTCATATTCGTGCGTCCAAATAAAGTACGCATTTGAGCGTTCGTAATGAAGAGCTCCTCTTCTGCCCTAGTGATTCCCACATAAGCAAGACGGCGCTCCTCTTCCATTTCCGATTCTTCCATTAGAGAACGGCTGTGCGGGAATACACCTTCTTCAAGTCCAAGTAAAAAGACAACAGGGAACTCAAGTCCTTTTGCTGAGTGAAGTGTCATAAGAACAACTGATTCAGCTTTTTCGCCATCATCATCCAATTTATCAATGTCAGCCACAAGAGCCAGATCAGTCAAAAATGCGATAAGCGATTTATCTTCGCTGGCTTCTTCAAAGTTTTTCGTAACGGAAAGGAATTCATCAATATTTTCAAGACGGCTCTGTGCTTCAATGGACTTCTCGGCAATAAGCATATCGCGGTAGCCTGATTTCTCCAGCAGCTCTTCCACAAGTTCTGTCACAGATAAGTATTCCTGCATTTGTGTATAGTTTTTAACCAAATCCCTGAATTCAATAGCCCCTTTTGTAATTTTCGGGCTCAGCCCAATCAGTTCAATGGACTCAAGAGCTTCAAACATGCTCATCTCGTGAAGCTGAGCAAAGTTGGCGATTTTATCAACCGATCCGGAGCCGATTCCGCGTTTTGGCACATTGATAACACGCTGAAGGCTGATATCATCATCCGGATTTGCAATCAGACGCAGGTAAGCAAGGATGTCCTTAATTTCTTTGCGATCGTAGAACTTGATGCCGCCGACAATGGAATATTCAATGTTCGACTTTAACAGCACTTCCTCCATTACACGGGACTGTGCGTTTGTGCGGTACAAGATAGCAATATCCGAAAAGCTTCGCTTGCCGCTGCTGATATATTCTTTAATTTTGCCTGCAACAAACTGCGCTTCTCCCTGTTCGCTGTCGGCACGATAGTAGAAAATTTTATTGCCTTCTGCGTTTTCGGTCCAGAGGTTTTTTGGCTTTCTATTGAGGTTCTTGCTGATGACTTCGTTCGCAGCCAGCAGAATCCTTTTTGTTGAACGGTAATTTTGTTCGAGCATAATAGCCTGTGCATTCGGGTAATCCTTTTCAAAAGAAAGGATGTTGGCTATATCCGCACCGCGCCATTTATAGATGGACTGATCAGAATCACCAACGACACACAGATTCTTAAAACGGCTTGCCAAAAGCTTGACCAGCATATACTGCGCTCTGTTAGTATCCTGGTACTCATCCACATGAATGTACTGGAATTTGCGCTGATAATATTCAAGCACTTCCGGCACCCTCTGGAACAGCTGAATCGTGATCATAATAAGATCATCAAAATCAAGCGCCTGGTTGCGTCTTAGTCTCTTTTGGTACTCTGTATATACATCACTTGCAACCTGCTGAATATAATCTCCTGCTGTTTTCGCATACTCTTCAGGGGTAATTAATTCATTTTTTGCCGAGCTGATGGACCCCAGGATAGCACGCGGATCAAATTTCTTTGGATCCAGGTTTTTATCCTTTAGGATTGATTTAATCACCGATTGCTGATCTGTTGAATCCAGAATCGTAAAATTGCGGTTATAGCCAATACGGTCAATATCTCTTCTTAAGATCCGCACGCACATGGAGTGGAACGTCGAAATCCAGATTTCATCTGCTGCTCCGCCCATCATGTTATGAATACGGTCACGCATTTCACGGGCTGCTTTGTTTGTAAAGGTGATTGCCAGAATATTGTAGGGGTTAACACCCTTTTCTACCATTAAGTAAGCAATCCTGTGAGTAAGCACTCTTGTCTTTCCGCTTCCCGCTCCTGCCATTATAAGAAGTGGTCCGTCTGTTGCTTTTACCGCATTTTGCTGCTGCGGATTCAGTCCGTTCAATAATTTATCCGTTAAAAATTGCATTCCTTCTCTTCACCACCATAGAAACATATGTTCTTATAATCTATTTTATCTTTTTTTATAATCATCAGCAACTGAATTAAGCGCGAACAGCTTCGACAGTAGACAATGCAGCGTGCAGATCATCGTAAATGATATTTCCGACCACAATTACGTCTGCATGCTCTGCCATTTCACTTGCCTGCTCTGCATTCACGATGCCTCCGCCGTAAAATAATACGGTTTCTTCAAGCGTATTTTTCACCTCTGCGACCACATCAGCGTCTCCGTACTTTCCGCTGTATTCCAGATAGAAGATTGGAAGGCTGAACATCTTCTCTGCCATCATGGCATATGCCCTTACCTCATCCAATGATAAATCTGTCCGTGAATTGGTAACGTGTGCCGCTTTACATTCTTCATTCAAGATGCAATAACCCTGAACCAGAATTTCTTCCCAATTCATAATATCCCCATATTCTTTTACAGCTTCCTGATGAAGGCCTGTAATCCACTTTACGTCGCGGCTGTTAAGGACTGTCGGAATAAAATATAAGTCAAAGCCCGGAGTAATCGAATCAATGGTTGAAACTTCCAGCACACAAGGAACAGTATATCGGCGGATGCGGGCCATTAAATCCAGCACCTTTTCCAGAGTGACTCCGTCCGTTCCGCCCACAATAATCGCGTCTGTTCCTGACTCACAAATCATTTCCAGGTTTTCATCTGATATATTTTTATCCGGATCGAGCTTAAAAACGTGGCTCCATTCGCGAACATCATACATGCAAAATTGCCTCCATTCTATCATTCCATTTCATCATTATATCATTTAAGATTGGGAATAAAAAATAAAAGCTGAAGCGCCTCGAACAGCCCCAACAAGCGCTGGCCGACTAAAAACGCCACGTCCTGCGGCAACGCCGGCACTAGCACATCCTGTACGTCGGAAGGCCAGTGGATGAAGTCGTTTTTTTGACTTCATCCACTGGCCTGAAGCGACCTCGATAGGCTGGGCGCTGAAGCTGGATAAAAAAGAAAAGCGGGAAGTCTTTATGAGGTGGAAAAAATTAATAGGGAAGACAAAGAAAAAAACCGCGGGAACAGCCCCATCGGTTTAAGCAAAAGGAATATTTACGCTTTTTCAGCTTCTTCTTCTTTTATTCTTTCCAATGCCATTTCATAAGCATCATTTCCATAATTGAGGCATCGTTTCACACGGGAAATGGTTGCCGTGCTTGCACCCGTTTCTGTTTCGATTTTATGATATGTTTTGCCTTCACGAAGCATGCGTGCCACTTCCAGACGCTGAGCCAGGGACTGTATTTCATTTACTGTACATAAGTCATCAAAGAAGCGATAGCACTCTTCCAGGTCTTTTAAAGATAAAACAGACTTAAATAACTGATCCAGTTCTTTGCCTCTTAGCTTATCAATTTGCATATATTTGCATACCCCTTTATTGTAATAGTTTTGTACATAATTATTGTTTATCTTCAAAGGAAACCGTTTGCTCAAGGCCCGGGCTTGATGGAACGATGTTGATCCAGGTCTTTCCTGGCACCAGGCCAGCCTGTTTTCCATTCAATACAGGAAGAATTCGCCCGTCAATATTTTTCCATTCTGCTTCTGTCACTTTCCCTTTTTGCAGGAGATACCCTTTCCCCCCAGAAGTTAAGTTAATATCACGGCGGCCCGAGCTGTCAACCACTTTATGCTCTGCTTCTGCAATGAAGATGTTATCAAGCAGTACAGGTTCGCCGGATTTGTAATCAGATGTAAGTTCGCCATTGGAATGCCTTTTGTATTTCTCCAGTCCCGCATCATATTCATAGATGACATTGAATAATTCATTGTCCAAGTAGGAGATCATGGCAGAGTCAGCATCCTCGCCCTGAATAGCCTTTGCATCTTCCTTCGACAGAAAATCTAGAGATTCAGGTTCGTCTTCCATCGCATAATTTCTTTCTTTTGCACCCTTCAGCACATTTTCGAATGAAATATAGGAGTTATGCGGAGCCTGGCGGAAGCTTTCCCGTTTAAACAATGTACCGTCATATTGCATTCCATTCAGATTATCAATATAGCCCTGATCCAGCAATTCTTTGGCTTCCGGACTATAGCCATGGGCAATGTAGAGGCTGTCATAGCCTTTAGCCAGCTCAATATAATAATCCCTCGAACTTCTGACCGGCCCTATCATTTCAGGCTGCTCGCTTTGAAAAATAGCAAGGAAACGGGTCACATCCCCTTCTGCCAGCATTTCATAGACGACATCAGCCTGGTTAATCCCGGATTGCGGACGGGCTTTTGGATGATTGTTGATCATCACCGCCACAGCCCTTCCATCCACCTCGGTTTCCGATCCGAAGCCTGTGAGCGGATATTGAAATGGAAATTCTTTATCAGAGCTGACCCCTTTTGTGGCTTCTTCCGCTTTTTCCGTATCCTGCTTTTCAGGCTCTTCAGCTTTTTCTTTGCTGCAGCCAGAAACTAAAAGCATTGCCGCCGCTGATACAGCTATCCATCTTTTTAGCATTTAGCACCCCTGTGTATTTTGCTATGATGCAGTTTCTATGTTAGCTCCACTGAGCAGTTTTTATCTCTATTATATTGCATTACTTTTATATTTTAACGCATTATCGTTGGAAAGAGTACCGTTTTATTCATTACATCATACATTCCCTGCTGGGTAATCCTGATGTAAGGCAGATGCGTTGAAGAGAAAAAGAGCAGCGTATACATTGGATCTTCATGTTTATAGCCTTGATCACGCAAATAATGCACCAGCAGTTTTTCTTCCTCTATTAATTCCTCCACATTTTTATGGGACATCACACCCTTTAAGCGGAGTTCCATTTCCTGGACAATTCTTCCCCCTTCTGATATGACAATGCCTCCGCCGATTTCTTTCAGCCGGTTAAAAGCATTCAGCATTTCCTGTTTGCTTTTTCCTATTAAGATAATGTCACCGGTATTAGAAAAGGAACTTGCCATTCCATCCAGGCTCTTCGAGAACCCTTTTAGTATCGTATTTATGCGCCAGTTTCCATTCCGGTCAATAAGCATGAAGAAACATTCATCATGGTCTTTCTCCAGTTCTTCAGATGATACGTCAATCATGATGGAGTAGGGCTTCGTAATAACCGCATTCTCCAGTTTTATCCCGAAAGGCATGGAGAATTGCATATCATCAGCAGTCAGATCCCAATCAATATCCAGTGGTTCAAAGCCGTATTCTTCCCATTCTACAGGCTTATAGGCGTGCAGGTTTTCACCGTCTCTTTTCACCCATTCCCCTTTGGCAATAACAGATAATGGAGTTGGTTCTTTTTCATCTGACAGGAAATTAATATTGGCCACTCTTCCTGTCGCAATGGAGCCATGCAAATAATCGATTCCATAATGACGGGCCACATTAATGGTAGCCATATTATAAGCATCGATAACCGGCACACCTTTATCTATAGCGATGCGGATCATATGGTCAATGATTCCCTGTTCATAGAAGGAGGAAAAGGAACCATCTGTTGTGAAGATCATCCGATCGTATTGATCAATGCCGATTTCATGCATCTCGTCCAATAAAACCGGCAGGTCGGGACGGATGGAAGAATATCTGAGAGATACGGTATATCCCTGTAAAAGACGATTATAAACATCTTTTCCCGTCATCGACTCATGGTCGCAATCAGCACCAAGCAGCATAAGCTTTGCCAGCGTTTTTTCGGATGCCCCCGGAAAATGGCCTTCGATCTTTTTCCTCATCCGCTTTGTCTCCTGAATCCAATGAAGCATCATATCATCGCCATCCAATAGCTTCGGCCAGCCAGTCAGCTCTCCTCCCTGAAGCACAGCATCATGCTCAAGCCATGATTTAACGTTCCCGTGTGAAAAAACGGATTCTTCATGCTGGATTTCCGTTTGGGCATCAAATCGGCACCACCAATACGTTGTTGCAGGCATGTTTCTCATTTCCTTCAAAAAAGAAAACGCTTTCTTTTTATCCTGCTGTAAAGCAAGCACCATATTGTCATTAATCAAGGTTGTTGTACCAAACTGCGATGCATAGCTCGCCAGGGAATGGGGATTATATAATTGAAATGGATGGGCATGCGGCTCAATATATCCAGGAACCAGCGTGAGCCCTTTACAATCAACGACCTCACACTTTTCTATTATTTCTGGCAGCTTTTCACCCACATAAACAATACGGTCGCCATAAATCCATATATTTGCTGTTATCCATTTGCGAAGTGCCTGATTCAGATAACGAGCGTTCTTTAGTAATATCGTCGGTGACAGTTTTCCGTCCAATACGGAAACATGTTCACGCAAGTGCCTGTTTTTCCAACGGTAACGCTGTTCCAGCACCATACTCCCTCCCTTTTTGATATCTATATATAAAAGACTCTGTTTTTAGAATAAAATTAATGAGTGAAATGGCTTTAAATCAATAAAGAAAGCCCTTTCATTTCTCCTGTTTTACTATAGTAACATATTTCACTGTTTAACGCATTAAAGAATCAGTAAAAGATTGTAAAAATTTTGTGAAAGTGGTGAGATCTATGGATGTTAAACCAAATATCGGCATTGTAAATGCCCTAGTACGCATAACAGTCGGATTAACTGTCTTAGCCTGGAGCACTTCAAAGCTTGTGAAAAGACCTTGGCGGGACTCTTATCTCATGATGGCCATGCTGGGCGGCATGAAGGTGGCAGAGGGAATTGTCCGCTTTTGCCCTTTGACAGCTCTTTTTGAAAGAGGCCAGAATATGGTCCAGGAAAAGAGAAAGCAGGAAGGCAATCACAATAATGATGAGGCTGTTGAGGAAATTCTGCCTTATAACCCCTCTTAAATTTCTAAAAAAATCCAGCTCCCTATATGGGGGCTGGAAAATTGAAAGGAGCTGACAATATGTTTTGGGAATACATAATGGACATGACGTTCGTCCTGGCAGCAATAATTGGAAGCATTGTAGCACTCCTGTTTGTGTATATCCGGAAGACTAAGAAAGGACGTGCGCGATAGCTTTATCGGCAATATCTTTGCGGTAGAATACACCTTCACACTGTAGATTTTCTAGTTCGGAATATACCTTTTGCTGTGCTTCTTTCAGAGTAGGAGCTTTAGCGCCTGCCAGCAGCACGCGGCCTCCATTTGTCACATACTCACCTGAGCTGTTTCTATCAGTCCCGGCATGGAAGACCGAGACATTTTTAAGCGATTGCAGCCCATTCAGAACAGCTCCTTTTTCATATGCTTCAGGGTAGCCCTTAGAAGCAGCAACCACTCCGACGATTGCTTCCTTATCCCACTCGATTTCAGGCTGTTCCCCTTTTAGAACCGCCAGCATTACCTCCGCCAGATCCGACTTCATGCGGGGCAAAATCACCTGTGTTTCAGGATCTCCAAAACGGGCATTAAATTCTATTACCTTCGGGCCTGCTGTTGTTTTAATCAGACCTGCATACAGGATTCCGGTAAAACTTCTGCCTTCCTGAACCATTGCTTTTGCTGCCGGCTTCAAAACTTTTTCCACAGCAGCTGCAACTGTTTCATCACCAATATGCGGTACCGGTGAATAGGCCCCCATTCCACCAGTGTTCGGTCCCTTGTCTCCATCATAGGCACGCTTGTGGTCCTGGGCAATTTCAAGCGGAATCACCTTTTCTCCATTCACAAAGGCCATTAAGGAAAATTCTTCGCCTTCAAGGAATTCTTCAATTACAACTGTTGAAGAAGCTTGACCAAACTTTTCATTTAATAATAGTTCCTCAATCCCAGACAATGCTTCCTGCATAGTCATGGCCACTATTACGCCTTTTCCGGCTGCAAGGCCATCTGCTTTCAGAACAATGGGAGCGCCTTTTGCTTCAATATAGGCTTTCGCTCTTTCATAGTTGCTGAATACCCCATATTCGGCAGTGGGGATAGCATATTTCTTCATAAGCTCTTTGGCAAAGGACTTGCTGCCTTCAATTTCGGCTGCTGCTTTTCTCGGTCCAAATACCTTTAACCCCGCTTCTTCAAATCGGTCAGCCAATCCCTCAAGCAGCGGCACTTCCGGCCCGATTACAGTCAATTCGATTTGATTATCCTGAGCAAACTGCACAAGTTTTTCCTGATCATTTTCCTGGATGGCAACCAGCTGAGCTGAATCTTCCATTCCCGGATTTCCTGGAGCCGCAAAAACCTGCTTCACTGAAGGGCTTTGATTCATTTTCCAGCAAATTGCATGCTCACGGCCGCCTCTTCCAATAACCAATACCTTCATTACGCCCACCTCCATAAAAATGTCAGCTATAATAGCAAGGCCCCTGATCGAGGCGCTTCTGCTTTTCGTATTGTCCAGCTCCAGCGCCTAGGGGCTCGAGGTCATAAGCCAACCTGTCAAAAAGGTAAGGGCCACCTTTCCGACAGCTCGTCTTATGCTTGAGGCTCCCAGGATGGGAGTCATGCAGACGTTGCCACAGGACGTGGCGTTCTTAGTCTGCTTTCCTTCCTAATCGAGGCGCTTCTGCTTTTCGTTTTGTCCAGCTCCAGCGCCTAGGGGCTCGAGGTCATAAGCCAAACTGTCAAAAAGGTAAAAAGCAACCTTTCCGACAGCTCGTCTTATGCTTGAGGCTCCCAGGATGGGAGTCATGCAGACGTTGCCACAGGACGTGGCGTTCTTAGTCTGCTTTCCTTCCTGATCGAGGCGCTTCTGCTTTTCGTTTAATGTTTAAAATGGCGTACGCCTGTAAAGACCATTGCAATTCCGTACTCATCAGCCATTTTGATGGAATCCTCATCACGGATTGATCCTCCCGGCTGGATGATGGCTGTGATGCCTGCTTTGGCTGCCGTTTCAACCGTATCGTTCATTGGGAAAAAGGCATCGGATGCCATTACCGCTCCGTTCGCTTTTTCACCGGCCTGTTCAAGTGCAATTTTGGCAGAGCCAACGCGGTTCATCTGCCCGGCACCGACTCCAAGTGTCATGTTTGCATCATTTACGACAATGGCATTGGATTTCACATGCTTTACAACTTTCCAGCCCAGCTTCAATGCTTTCCACTCTTCTTCCGTTGGCTCTCTCTTGGTCGCAACTTTTACTTCTGCATCTTCAAGAGTGAATAGATCATATTCCTGTGTCAGCAAGCCGCCCTCAATAGCGGACAATCTCATCTCTGTTTTCTTTTTGCCTTCGAAAGGAATTGTCAGCAGGCGCAGATTCTTTTTCCCTTTTAAAATCTCAAGCGCTTCGTTTGAGAAGGAAGGTGCAATGATGATTTCAAGGAAGATTTCATATAGCTTTTTCGCTGTCTCAGCATCTACTTCCCTGTTCAGGGCAATAATGCCGCCGAAGATAGATACAGGATCCGCCTCGAAAGCTTTTGAAAAAGCTTCGAATACATTCTCCCCAGACCCCACTCCGCAAGGATTCATATGCTTAACAGCAACTGCTGCAGGCTCTGAGAATTCTTTTACGATTTGGAGAGCTGCATCTGCATCATTGATATTGTTGTAGGATAATTCCTTGCCGTGAAGCTGTTCAGCGTTAGCAATCGAAAATTCAGAACCAAGCGGCTTGCGGTAAAAAGCAGCCTTTTGATGCGGATTCTCCCCATACCTCAATGTTTGCTTCAGTTCATACGTAACAGTTAATTTTT is a genomic window containing:
- the purD gene encoding phosphoribosylamine--glycine ligase, which translates into the protein MKVLVIGRGGREHAICWKMNQSPSVKQVFAAPGNPGMEDSAQLVAIQENDQEKLVQFAQDNQIELTVIGPEVPLLEGLADRFEEAGLKVFGPRKAAAEIEGSKSFAKELMKKYAIPTAEYGVFSNYERAKAYIEAKGAPIVLKADGLAAGKGVIVAMTMQEALSGIEELLLNEKFGQASSTVVIEEFLEGEEFSLMAFVNGEKVIPLEIAQDHKRAYDGDKGPNTGGMGAYSPVPHIGDETVAAAVEKVLKPAAKAMVQEGRSFTGILYAGLIKTTAGPKVIEFNARFGDPETQVILPRMKSDLAEVMLAVLKGEQPEIEWDKEAIVGVVAASKGYPEAYEKGAVLNGLQSLKNVSVFHAGTDRNSSGEYVTNGGRVLLAGAKAPTLKEAQQKVYSELENLQCEGVFYRKDIADKAIAHVLS
- the purH gene encoding bifunctional phosphoribosylaminoimidazolecarboxamide formyltransferase/IMP cyclohydrolase, whose translation is MKKRALISVSDKNGITEFAQQLSELGFEIISTGGTKKALEESGVPVIGVSDVTGFPEILEGRVKTLNPMIHGGLLAKHGEPGHKQQLEEHGIQPIQIVCVNLYPFQQTIAKPDVTVEDAIENIDIGGPAMLRASAKNHDYVTVVVDPADYEKVLSQLKETGEVQKETRRRLAAKVFRHTAAYDAMIAEYMTDLANEETPEKLTVTYELKQTLRYGENPHQKAAFYRKPLGSEFSIANAEQLHGKELSYNNINDADAALQIVKEFSEPAAVAVKHMNPCGVGSGENVFEAFSKAFEADPVSIFGGIIALNREVDAETAKKLYEIFLEIIIAPSFSNEALEILKGKKNLRLLTIPFEGKKKTEMRLSAIEGGLLTQEYDLFTLEDAEVKVATKREPTEEEWKALKLGWKVVKHVKSNAIVVNDANMTLGVGAGQMNRVGSAKIALEQAGEKANGAVMASDAFFPMNDTVETAAKAGITAIIQPGGSIRDEDSIKMADEYGIAMVFTGVRHFKH